CGGTCGACTCTTGAATATTACCGGCGGCCACCGGCGTATCGCGGCCGACTTGAGGGCGCGTGGTGTTGGCGACGTCGCAGACAAGCTTGCGGCAGAAATCCATCAGACCAAGACCGAAATCTTCCGCGCCCAGATCCTCGCCGGTGACATCTTACCCAGACCCGGGCTGCTGGCCTTGGTGAAGAGCCTTGTAGATCGGGGGATCTGTATCGCAGTGGCGACCACTGGCCAGCGTGCTTGGGTCGAGCCACTGCTGGCGCAGTTGCTCGGCGACGGAATCGTCGAGACCACTGTGACCGGTGACGACGTCAGTCGGCTCAAGCCCCATCCCGAGGTGTACCTGCGGGCACTTGAACGACTCGATCTGCCGCCGGAGCACGCGCTGGCAGTGGAGGATTCGGCACTGGGGTTGCGTGCTGCGCTAGCCGCCAACCTAGCGACGGTCGTGGTCACTACCGACTACACCGCCAACCAGGACTTCACTGGGGCGGCCATGGTCCGGTCGTCATATGACGGGGCCAACCCCCTTTCGGCGGCGAGTTGTGAGCAGGTTCATCGGCAATGGTGGGCTGGGCGGAGTCGCATCAGAGGCTGTCAACCAGCCGAAGCCGAGTAACACCCTTCGACTTGATGCCGGAAAGCACACCGGTCACAGCGAATCATGTGTGCATGACTCAGAGATGCTTTAAGAAGCCCTTTTGTTGCCATCTTATTTGTTGGATTCCACTTCTGCGCCCCCTATCTGGGGGAGTTGGCTAACACAAACCTGTTTTATCGTTTCGGTGTTGTATTGGGCGTCGCCCAAATCGGCGGCGTCGGATGATCAGCGCTCGAGGAGACAGATGTGGCGGTCCGTGTAGGTGTTAACGGCTTCGGTCGGATTGGACGCAATTTTTATCGAGCCTTGCTCGCACAGCAGGCGCAAGGCAACAGCACCGATATCGAGGTCGTGGCCGTCAACGACATCACCGACAACGCTACGTTGGCGC
This Mycobacterium xenopi DNA region includes the following protein-coding sequences:
- a CDS encoding HAD-IA family hydrolase; the protein is MVPGSSPSDARHPVLSAVIFDVDGTLADTERDGHRPAFNAAFAAHGLDIAWDEQEYGRLLNITGGHRRIAADLRARGVGDVADKLAAEIHQTKTEIFRAQILAGDILPRPGLLALVKSLVDRGICIAVATTGQRAWVEPLLAQLLGDGIVETTVTGDDVSRLKPHPEVYLRALERLDLPPEHALAVEDSALGLRAALAANLATVVVTTDYTANQDFTGAAMVRSSYDGANPLSAASCEQVHRQWWAGRSRIRGCQPAEAE